Proteins from a single region of Chryseobacterium sp. T16E-39:
- a CDS encoding enoyl-CoA hydratase/isomerase family protein — translation MNFETLLYQQNGPIGTLTVNRPQALNALNKDVLRELKQFADEIKTNKDIRVLIITGSGEKAFVAGADIKAMQGMSPKEAESFSIFAQTAFNSIEELPFAVIAAVNGFALGGGCELALSCDIILASEKAKFGLPEVTLGLLPCFGGTQRLPRAIGLYKAREMVFSGEFYSATECKEFGFVNRVVAPQELINEAQKLASTIASRGPVAVSKAKQSLNTGFELHMREGLQQEAHLFGELFTSEDQNEGISAFIEKRSPDFRGK, via the coding sequence ATGAATTTCGAAACATTACTATATCAACAGAACGGACCTATCGGTACCTTAACCGTCAATCGTCCACAGGCATTAAATGCCCTTAATAAAGATGTTTTAAGAGAACTGAAACAATTTGCTGATGAAATCAAAACCAACAAAGATATAAGGGTTCTGATTATTACCGGATCAGGAGAAAAAGCGTTTGTAGCAGGAGCCGACATTAAAGCAATGCAGGGAATGAGTCCGAAAGAAGCTGAATCATTTTCAATTTTTGCTCAGACAGCATTTAATTCAATTGAAGAATTACCTTTTGCTGTCATTGCTGCTGTCAATGGTTTTGCGTTGGGTGGAGGTTGTGAGCTGGCGTTGTCTTGTGACATTATTTTAGCCAGTGAAAAAGCTAAATTTGGATTGCCTGAAGTTACTTTGGGGTTGTTGCCATGCTTTGGAGGGACACAACGTTTGCCAAGAGCCATCGGATTGTACAAAGCAAGGGAAATGGTTTTCTCCGGTGAGTTTTACTCGGCCACAGAATGTAAAGAATTTGGTTTTGTGAATAGAGTAGTAGCTCCGCAAGAGCTAATCAATGAAGCTCAAAAATTGGCTTCAACTATTGCTTCCAGGGGACCGGTAGCGGTCTCTAAAGCTAAACAATCTTTAAATACCGGATTCGAATTACATATGAGAGAAGGATTACAGCAGGAAGCTCATTTATTTGGTGAGTTATTTACAAGTGAGGATCAAAACGAAGGAATCAGTGCTTTTATTGAAAAGAGAAGCCCTGATTTTAGAGGAAAATAA
- a CDS encoding acyl-CoA dehydrogenase family protein translates to MEFNLNENQRAFQDAARSFAEKELAPYASDWDAKKQFPREAITKAGELGFCGIYTSEDAGGLGLSRLDAAIIFEELAAACPSTTAYITIHNMVSWMIDEFGKDEIRKDLCTKLASGELLGSYCLTEPGSGSDAASLKTTATKKGDRYIINGTKAFISGAGESDILIVMARTGDSTAKGISAFVIPADTKGISFGEKEKKLGWNTQPTRFVFLDHVEVDENHLLGELGEGFKIALKGLDGGRINIATCSVGAAQGAINQAQRYMHERHQFGRSLTHFQSLQFKIADMVTELVAARQMVHLAAFKLDSKDANALTYCAMAKRLATDMCFNICNEALQILGGYGCTQDFPVERLMRDARVHQIVEGTNEIMKLVISRKILEEGATLQIR, encoded by the coding sequence ATGGAGTTTAACCTAAATGAAAATCAACGTGCATTTCAGGATGCAGCGAGAAGCTTTGCTGAAAAAGAACTGGCTCCTTATGCTTCTGATTGGGATGCTAAAAAACAGTTTCCAAGAGAAGCTATTACCAAAGCAGGCGAGCTGGGGTTTTGTGGAATTTATACCAGCGAGGATGCTGGCGGATTAGGGCTTTCAAGACTGGATGCCGCAATTATTTTTGAAGAATTAGCGGCAGCATGTCCTTCTACAACAGCTTATATTACGATACATAATATGGTTTCATGGATGATTGATGAATTTGGTAAAGATGAAATCAGAAAAGACTTGTGTACAAAATTGGCATCCGGAGAATTACTGGGTTCTTACTGCCTGACTGAACCAGGTTCCGGTTCTGATGCTGCCAGCCTTAAAACAACCGCCACTAAAAAGGGAGATCGATACATTATCAACGGAACCAAAGCATTCATTTCCGGTGCCGGGGAAAGTGATATTTTAATTGTAATGGCACGTACCGGAGATTCTACAGCAAAAGGAATCAGTGCTTTTGTGATTCCGGCCGATACAAAGGGAATCAGTTTTGGTGAAAAAGAAAAGAAACTAGGCTGGAATACACAACCTACCCGTTTTGTATTTTTAGATCATGTAGAAGTGGATGAGAATCATCTTTTAGGGGAGCTAGGAGAAGGTTTTAAAATAGCATTAAAAGGACTGGATGGCGGACGTATTAATATTGCTACCTGCTCTGTAGGTGCAGCACAGGGAGCAATCAATCAGGCACAACGGTATATGCACGAAAGACATCAGTTCGGAAGATCTTTAACTCATTTTCAGTCATTGCAGTTTAAGATTGCTGATATGGTAACTGAGTTAGTAGCAGCCCGTCAGATGGTGCATCTTGCAGCCTTTAAGCTGGATTCCAAAGATGCTAATGCACTTACATACTGTGCAATGGCGAAACGATTAGCTACAGATATGTGTTTCAATATTTGTAACGAAGCTTTACAGATATTGGGAGGATATGGCTGTACTCAGGATTTTCCGGTAGAAAGACTGATGCGGGATGCAAGGGTGCATCAGATTGTGGAAGGAACTAATGAAATTATGAAACTCGTTATTTCAAGAAAAATATTAGAGGAAGGAGCTACTTTGCAAATCAGATAA
- the mmsB gene encoding 3-hydroxyisobutyrate dehydrogenase, translating into MKKIAFIGLGNMGGPMAANLVKKGHQVVGFDLSETALNSLASVGGKISNSALEAVKEAEVIISMLPSGKHVDELYSEEFINSLQPNTLIIDSSTIDAVTARSVANIAVSKGHKMIDAPVSGGTAGAQAGTLTFIVGGSQESFEVAKPILECMGQNIFHAGDSGAGQVAKICNNMLLAIHMIGTSEAINLGTRHGLDAAVLSEIMQKSSGRNWSLEVYNPYPGVMENAPASREYSGGFAVDLMTKDLGLAAEAGLETKTSTPLGNTALNLYRMWSETGNGKIDFSSIIQFLNGKSK; encoded by the coding sequence ATGAAAAAAATAGCATTCATAGGATTAGGAAATATGGGTGGTCCCATGGCAGCTAATCTGGTCAAAAAAGGACATCAGGTCGTTGGTTTTGATCTTTCAGAAACAGCTTTGAATTCTTTAGCATCTGTTGGAGGGAAAATATCAAATTCAGCTTTAGAAGCTGTAAAAGAGGCTGAAGTCATTATTTCAATGTTACCATCCGGTAAACACGTTGACGAACTATATTCTGAAGAATTTATTAATAGTTTACAACCTAATACACTAATCATTGATAGCAGTACCATTGATGCTGTAACAGCTAGATCTGTTGCAAATATTGCTGTTTCCAAAGGACATAAAATGATTGATGCTCCAGTTTCAGGCGGCACAGCAGGAGCGCAAGCGGGGACGCTTACATTTATCGTTGGTGGATCTCAGGAAAGTTTTGAAGTTGCAAAACCTATTCTAGAATGTATGGGGCAGAATATATTTCATGCCGGCGATTCCGGTGCCGGACAGGTCGCTAAAATATGTAATAATATGCTTTTGGCCATTCATATGATTGGTACCTCTGAAGCTATTAACCTCGGAACGAGACACGGACTGGATGCTGCTGTTTTGAGTGAGATCATGCAAAAGAGTTCCGGAAGAAACTGGTCCCTGGAAGTGTACAACCCTTATCCCGGAGTAATGGAAAATGCTCCGGCATCCAGAGAATATTCTGGAGGTTTTGCAGTAGATCTGATGACCAAGGATTTAGGGCTGGCAGCAGAGGCTGGACTTGAAACCAAAACATCCACCCCTTTAGGAAATACAGCTTTAAATCTTTACAGAATGTGGAGCGAAACAGGAAATGGGAAAATAGACTTTTCGAGCATTATTCAATTTTTGAATGGAAAATCGAAATGA
- a CDS encoding enoyl-CoA hydratase/isomerase family protein: protein MSLILTDIKNGVGIITLNSEKTLNALSLPMIEELKIVLSVWKTNDEVACVFLQGAGEKAFCAGGDVRQLHDAIVAQRSIDVHKIPQDCFDFFSKEYKVDYMIHTYPKPVVVWGHGIVMGGGIGLIAGASHRVVTEKSKLAMPEITIGLYPDVGGTWFLNKMPSAYGLYLGLTGARLDGSDCKFLGLADFYLSSSLKEQILDALQQAVWNGENHQIVSEILENFSKGIDIPEAQTELYQAFIHRFEGVDSLAEFAEILTDYPKKDDWILNGLKSFEAGSPTSAHIIFRQLKQGRKLSLEEVFQSELNLSCQCCIHPDFAEGVRALLVDKDLAPKWQPNSLNEITKDWVDGYFEWVVGDWTVN, encoded by the coding sequence ATGAGTTTAATACTTACCGATATAAAGAATGGAGTGGGAATCATTACCCTCAACTCCGAAAAGACACTTAATGCTCTTTCTTTACCCATGATAGAAGAGTTGAAAATCGTTTTGTCTGTCTGGAAAACTAATGATGAGGTTGCCTGTGTTTTTTTGCAGGGAGCTGGTGAAAAAGCATTTTGTGCAGGAGGAGATGTTCGGCAGCTGCATGATGCAATTGTCGCACAAAGGAGTATTGATGTCCATAAAATACCACAGGACTGCTTTGATTTTTTCTCAAAGGAATATAAGGTAGATTATATGATTCATACCTATCCTAAACCGGTTGTAGTATGGGGACATGGAATTGTAATGGGTGGTGGTATAGGGTTAATAGCTGGTGCGTCACATCGTGTCGTGACAGAAAAAAGCAAGCTTGCGATGCCTGAGATCACTATTGGATTATATCCGGATGTTGGGGGAACCTGGTTTTTAAATAAAATGCCATCTGCTTATGGTTTATATCTGGGACTAACAGGCGCAAGACTTGACGGCTCTGATTGCAAATTTTTAGGATTAGCAGATTTTTATCTTTCTTCTTCATTAAAAGAACAAATTCTTGATGCTTTACAACAGGCTGTATGGAATGGAGAGAATCATCAAATAGTTTCTGAAATTCTGGAAAACTTTTCAAAAGGAATAGATATTCCTGAGGCCCAGACAGAATTATATCAAGCCTTTATTCATAGGTTTGAAGGAGTGGATTCATTAGCGGAGTTTGCCGAAATACTGACTGATTATCCTAAAAAAGATGACTGGATTTTAAATGGACTAAAAAGTTTTGAAGCAGGTTCACCGACTTCTGCCCATATTATTTTCAGACAACTGAAACAGGGCAGAAAATTAAGTTTAGAAGAAGTATTTCAATCAGAGCTTAATTTATCCTGCCAATGCTGCATTCATCCTGATTTCGCTGAAGGTGTAAGAGCTTTACTGGTAGATAAGGATCTGGCTCCGAAATGGCAACCCAATTCTTTGAATGAAATTACTAAAGATTGGGTAGATGGGTATTTTGAATGGGTTGTAGGAGATTGGACTGTTAATTAG